The DNA region cttgtgattgcctttgcaTTGTTGATTGTAGATTTTTCTGTTGTTGAAGAACGCGGTATGTGTTAATGTGGCCGTAATATGACTTTTGACCCCAAattatttagaaattaaaagGGGCCGTAATATGGGCTTAACTTGTCCGAACTCTTTCATCATGTTTGCTGTGATGCAAATATTTTCTGAACTTGAGCTTTAGATGATTTTTTCAGTAGATCTTGAGCTTTAAATGGCAAATCTAAAAATTTTAAGGTGAAATGCCAAAAACTATAAATGTCATTGAAAAAAGTACCTATCTAGTAATTAACTCTAcctttttatctaaaaaaatctctatatatcaataaatttaCAACACgcgtcacaaaaaaaaaaaaactcaacgtGTCATACATGAAAATGGCGTTACGAACAACTTATTTGCCTAATtgttaaatacataaataaataatttaccaTTCATTTCATTTCACCACATCTACATAACTTCTCTCTGTTCAAGTTTAGATCTGTTTCGGTGGGTGTCATCAGAGATAAAAGATAGCAATGACACCAAAAAGATGTTTGTATGTATTGTTGTCACTAGTTCAACCAGAGAATGTTGGGAATTTAGACTGTCTACGgcaatttttccaatttttaaacTGTTATAACACTAACACTAAATGGAGATCTAATGTTTGTCTTATGTTTTTTCATTGTCAACGCAAGTAGAAGGAAAAGATCTACCAAATCGGTCAGAATAGCTTGCAGATGTATCAGGACTCCTTCGGTGGGACGGTACGTTCATTAATCTAACTATTAGCCTCTTTCATATTTCCACAGATTTTCAATGGCTCGGAGTCTAGTTATTACATTCCACATTATGATAAACGGCTTATATGtcagtcaaaattttgacttGCCATCACTAATCACAAaagccttttttgtttttgagcaaATAATGTTtgccttaatttttttttgtgtgtgggaAAAATCATGTTTGCCTATTACTGTTCCCAtatatgttttacttttaccATAGTAAAAAAAGTTcgacctttttttattttacattagaCCAATTAGAGGAGGTTATGATGTGTTGTAAACACGTATTTTCATTTTACATGTGtataaaactattattttacCAATAAGAGTCAATGATATATGATAGTCAAAAAAATTGAGTCAATAATCACAGAAGCCTAATAATATACAGGTGAAACAATTGAAACGTTGAAAGTAGTAACTAGTAATGTAAGAGACTCTTATGACTAATAATGGAAGAAAATGGTTAATACAAATTATGtcattgaagaaaaaaatctaaggTACTCgtctaaataattatataaaaacaaaatttaattacataACTTTTcacagatttttctttttatttaattattcataagtctcttaaattttgtttatttttgtgttaacTTTTCTTTGTTCGTCCATAGACCATATATAGGCTTTTGCCTTTTGTGATTACCAATTAAAATGTTTAGACATGTGTCATTTACACATGCAATTTAtgataaagtatttttttgtcgtcagtataataaatagataataataGCTGTTTTTACACATGcaatttatgaaaatatgttgtaatgtctgtacacattacaACTCATCAGAGGCTCTTCCGATTGGTCGATTGTAAGATTTAACATGGTAAAACATATATGGGACATTAATAGGCAAATATCACCTTCCTTTTTTCCAGGTTCACTAGACCAACCAACAAATGACacataataaaatgaaaacttcTTTTGATATAAATCTTCTTATTTAGAAACCTCTTTTTCTAGCTatatttttccttaatacttatttgtatttttctgtaatttgtttttatatcaaaaagtaCCTTTCTATAATTTGTTCTAACACCTTTTGTGGACCTagtccaaaaaaaatcaaagttagaAACTCTctatattttgtcaaaaaaaaaaaaaaaaaaaaactctctatATAACATTTTACCCATCTAGTCTCTGAAACCACACAAATCCTCCTCTccttcattttttgtttttcaccatGGGTAGAAGAAAAGTGACGCACCAATTGATTGCTGACCACGCCACTCGGCGTGTTACATTTCGAAAACGCAAAGATGGTTTATTGAAAAAGATCAATGAATTGACCATTCTATGTGGTTTACCCGCTTGTGCCATCATTTACAGCGAGTACAAGGATGGTCCTGAGCTCTGGCCAAACGTTAACGAGGTTCGTTCTCTTCTTGACAGGTTAAGCGAGCTTCCGGTGGAGAAACAGACCAAATACATGATGGACCAGAAGGATCTCATGAAAAAGATGATTCAGGACGCTGAGAAAaagttggagaaggagaagtgGTATACTCGTGCGATGAAACTTGGGATAATGGCTTCGACTAGTGATCTAACCACCGATACTGATTGTTCTGAGGAACTGGCAAAAGCAGCCGAGGTGGTTGACAAGAAGCTCAAAGCCATCAGAGAGAGAATCAAGGCTGTGGAAGCAGGAGCCCCCATCATCAAGAGAGAGTAGCcttatcaaataattatttcttatcATATCTTTTAATGTCATCGTTTTTAACTGTTTTCATATTAAGATTGTTTGGATTAATGGTGCTGAAATTTATGTTCTATGATTTGCTTTTGCATTCTTAAGAAGGATTTGGAgaattatataaatctttttggTCTTCGTGTGATGTTCAAATAAAATGGACACCGTGATTGATATGTATTTGGTTTATGAACagatttgttatatatttcCGAAGATTTTCTTCCTTATATCTTtgctattttacttttatttctaatctttttcaGTCAACCTAATGCTTTATATTTGATAGGAAATCATTTGTCTTATTTcttaccaagaaaaaaaaatattctctatTATCTTCTACGACAATTGATcgatttgtaattttgtatattgtagtgtagaaaataataattaaattgttttcacaaaaaaaaaaagaagatggtcTATCGATTTTACCCAATTCtataaataaactatttaaatcaataaaaaatgaTTCTCAACATTGCACGATGCAAACAAAATAGTTAAgtcttactattttttaattttttttttgttgtcaacataGTTAAGTCTTACTATTTGTTTACCGTTATTGGAAAACTGTGAAGACAattatagtttaattatttaaatgctAAAATATTGGTCTTTTGTTTAAATAAGTCAAATGtagatataatattaataaatattttaatatttttccaaaacttatgtctttgtaactgtcaaattattattaaataagtTTCATTTTAATTTGCAACAATCTTAATTAATAGTTTGACCAgaaaagacaaaattttgttatGTAATTACTATTTTCTgtcataattgtttttttcatataaattagtgaattttctatttaattgtatattttaagtcttttttataaaggaaaatatctatatgtttATCTTTGTTATCTTATATTATCTAAATGCAATATATGCTCCAACTATGTATATATAGGCACActaaattgaaaacttttactTAAATCTATTTCTAATATTGATTTCCAATattcttaatatattaaattttatgcttattaatatattaatttttatgccCTTCACTTTATTATAATTCATGGTTCATTTATAAGGAAAtgaatttataagaaaacatattCATTGAAgattattacaataatatttatatatacaaattagaaaaactaaagatttcgtttttatttagattatgactaataacagaaaattatataataaaaattatgtaatcaaATAGTAATTATGCTAGCACAGACTGCACAGTATTGGTTTTTCTTAATGTATATTAGACTTATTAGTAGGGTGAATTAGGTGAATaacctaaaaaaaactaatgaagaATATAGCCgcatatttgaaataattagaGAAGTTGGATCAAGAATATGGTAAATTACTTCCAGCGGTGGTTCGGCAATTCTCCGGAGGTGGTCCGGCGGTGGTCCGGCAGTGGTCCGGCGGTGGTCCGGCAGTGGTCCGGCGGTGGTCCGGCAGTGGTCCGGCGGTGGTCCGGCGGTGGTCCGGCGATACTCTGGCGGTGGTCCGGCGGTTTTCCGGCGATGGTCTGGCGGTGGTCCGGCAATTCTTCGACAATGGTCCGACGGTTCTCCACCGGTGATCCGGAGGTCGCCGGAAGTGATGGCCGATAGTCGACGGTGGTGGTGACTAGAGGAAAACTAAACCCTAGAAGATTGTATATTGGGAACCCAAGTGGTGATGGTGATAAAgaggtggaggtggtggtggtggcaaGGAGGtaaaggtggtggtggtgatattgAAATAAAGATGGAAAAGTTGTGGAAGGacaaaatagtatatattgTAGTTATACAAGGTATATTAGCTTTTAATGATTAGAGTAGTTAGTTcttcaattataatttttttgttagtcaTACAATGCAATTTCCcttattagtatatatagactctagaaaaaaaaatttgggagtCTACAAGaagtattttagttattaaaaaactattttacatTAAGAATCCGAGATAATTTACTTTACATGCATCATcgtacaacaaaaacaagaatctAGATGTTTTGAACTTGTTGCTCCAATTGCACCAAAAACAAGAATCTAGGAAGTGATGGGAACTGGGAAGGCCTAAAAATTAAGGCCTTCCAGATACACTCTCCTTTCATTCTACCAATTACCAAGGGTCCAAGGGATATTCAAAACATGGAGAGAAATACTGTTGGATAAGCTTTGAAGCTTAAGATCCAAGTTATTCTTACAAAGGAAAGATAAGAATAAGAGAGAAGTTTAAGATAGACTTAAACAgaattaggagttatctagttcTAAGTCCTATTAGGAAAAGGAATAAGAAaggctctatatatatatcaattgttGAGTTATGACATTGATATGTGATTAAAAGAGAGctattcaaatatttaattttgagaggagattttctaaacataaataaataaagagagttattctttatattcaaagttctttaatcttttatttagtATCAGAATCTAGGTTAAAATAAATAGACCTAAGAAGTAGGTATGAGCTTAACGATTAGTGTGGGAGAAGCCTCTCAATGTAACACGATAAGAATAGTACCTTGCGAATAAGAAAGCACCGAATTAATGGTGACAAGATTTCGTCGAAAAGAAGACCTAAGGTTCGTGGTCCTTAGTTTGAGAGAGAATATTGTTGGGTACAAATCaacatcccacatcggaaaattagaaaaaaaatttctaatatataaatcaaatccAAACATAAATCAAATCCAAACCTACGAGACCTTTTGAAAAATAGTCCAATAACAAATCCGTACGAACTTTTGAGCtcaaagcggacaatatcatactaatggGGACTTGAGTTGGACTAAGAAAATCCAACAAATATTaagtaaaacaaacattttaacCAGCCAATGTAAAACCAAGTAAATGTATCGATGGCTTGATCCATCATCAAGTAAGGTTTAGTCGATGGCCGAGATACACAAAGTGCCAAGTGAGAGATATGAGAGTTAGTAAATTTAGCCGCGATGAGTAAGCATTTAATCTACAATGCCTCTCACTCAGCTTTTTCAGTCGCTGCTTCACCCCATCCTCGTCCATCTTCTCTCTAATCTTCTTACCGATGGTTTGAGCCGCTGTTTCACTTGACTGTGAATCTGGCGTGTCAAGTCCTCTTCCATCTTCTTTTCCAGCTTTTATCCGCTCAAATATTGCCTGTTGCAcaacacaaaaattaatattctgTTGCATAAACCCAATAATAATTTCattcacatttaaaaaaaaaaaaaacaattttgtcaAAATCTAATACATATAGTGAAGGGGTTTAGGACTTATTAACAAACTCATGCTAGTTTTTAAGCATTCCATCATCAGCAAAGACTAATTGCttgtaacatattttaaaatacgaaaatttcatttttattgtaaaaaccaaaaacaaggaattttactatttattatatcTTTAATAATGTACTGTATAAATGAATTAAGAGCATATAACCTTGGTGACTCGTGGGTCAACAAATGAGGCATTAGCTTCGACCATCAAGATCGAGGACAAGAGGTTAACGGCTTGCCACATATCCACCGCATCGGTAAAAACCTTCCGGCGCCGGCTGATGACGTGTCCTAACAACGCAATCAGGATTCCTACAGAGACTGCCTTGAAGTACACCGGATACATCTTGCTCTGCACCACATCATATTGCTGCCTCCCAAGAACCGACCCCAACACGTAGCCCGACACGAACGTCACCCACACGCACATCCCGTACGCCGCCGCGATCCCCACTAGACCTACCACGCTCCCAATCTTCGTCAGCCCAAGCGCCTTCCCAACCGTAGTCCCTATCCCCCTCACCGCGATCTTTGCCTCCTCCCAAACGTTGTGGGACTTATGAGCCTTCTTTGTGGCCCTTTCATTCACCGGTTCCTCAACTTCACGAGCTTTCTTTTCCACGTCACGTGCCGCACGTGCGACGGTCTCTTTGGGCGTTTCATCGAATAGTTCGTCACCAGGCGTTAGGTCCTTGAATCTCCCCAACACAGTCGCCATCTTGAGCTTACACTTACCGAGAGCATCGCATACGAGTTCCCCTGGGGACACGTGGTGTTCACGCTCCTTCTCTTCTGAATGAAACGACGACGTTTCCCTATTCGCATTCCCAAACAGTACTTCtcctttgtctcttctcttctcttcttcttttcccgGCGGTTGAATCGAGACTCTAGTGTTGGTTTTGCCGTCTCTGTCGTACTCCACCACGACAACGCGGTGGCCGTCTTTGACGATGACTTCACTCTCCGAATCAGTGCAGTGGCTCGAAACCAATAACGCACTCAAAACAAGACACAAGACCAatagttttgtcatttttactTAGTACTTCGTGTCGCTGACTCGTTTGATAGTTTAGTTACTAGTTTTGTTATCATCATATCTTTTACAAACTTCCAGTGTTTTACCATGCTGATTAACACGTGTCACCACGTGGATATATACGTGTCATCCTAGGAGGAAAAGTTAAACTTCTCTCCAATATCAGCATTGTTGTTTCCCTCAGACGGTGCGCGATGATAAAACTTGATAATGGGCCTAATTCTTACATGTAGGCCCAAATATATGACTTAAAAGCGCAGATGTGAATGATGCATAAACTTGTGCGAATCTCATGGAATATTCattcctaaaagaaaaagaaaaaagaaaaaagaagccaGAAATAGAAATGTTTCGAGGTTGAATAGTTAAGACTGTAGGAAGATGAGCGTAATGAGATNGATATATAGTTTTAGTTACTAGTTTTGTTATCATCCTATTGGCTGGCTATAAGCTCATCATATCTTTTACAAACTTTCAGTGTTTTACCATGTTGATTAACACGTGTCACCACGTGGATATTTACGTGTCATCCTAGGAGGAAAAGTTAAACTTCTCCAATATCAGCATTGTTGTTTCCCACACACCTCCTCAGACGGTGCGCGAAGATAAAACTTGTTAATGGGCCTAATTCTTACATGTAGGCCCAAATATATGACTTAAAAGCGCAGATGTGAATGATGCATAAACTTCTGCGAATCTCATGGAATATTCattcctaaaagaaaaagaaaaaaagaaaaaagaagccaGAAATAGAAATGTTTCGAGGTTGAATAGTTAACTTAAGACTGTAGAAAGATGAGCGTAATGGGATTTTGGATAGGATTGAAGGGCTTAAAGACGAGTAGAAGTACAAACAGGGATATTCGCCGAGTGGCCGGCAAAAGTTGACACAGAAAGGGAAAGAAATTGCATGCAAGATGTAgcttcaatctctctttcttaa from Camelina sativa cultivar DH55 chromosome 3, Cs, whole genome shotgun sequence includes:
- the LOC104776379 gene encoding uncharacterized protein LOC104776379 isoform X2; translated protein: MTPKRCFRRKRSTKSVRIACRCIRTPSVGRLSELPVEKQTKYMMDQKDLMKKMIQDAEKKLEKEKWYTRAMKLGIMASTSDLTTDTDCSEELAKAAEVVDKKLKAIRERIKAVEAGAPIIKRE
- the LOC104776379 gene encoding uncharacterized protein LOC104776379 isoform X3, with the translated sequence MTPKRCLRKRSTKSVRIACRCIRTPSVGRLSELPVEKQTKYMMDQKDLMKKMIQDAEKKLEKEKWYTRAMKLGIMASTSDLTTDTDCSEELAKAAEVVDKKLKAIRERIKAVEAGAPIIKRE
- the LOC104776379 gene encoding agamous-like MADS-box protein AGL80 isoform X1, which gives rise to MGRRKVTHQLIADHATRRVTFRKRKDGLLKKINELTILCGLPACAIIYSEYKDGPELWPNVNEVRSLLDRLSELPVEKQTKYMMDQKDLMKKMIQDAEKKLEKEKWYTRAMKLGIMASTSDLTTDTDCSEELAKAAEVVDKKLKAIRERIKAVEAGAPIIKRE
- the LOC104776381 gene encoding uncharacterized protein LOC104776381, which codes for MTKLLVLCLVLSALLVSSHCTDSESEVIVKDGHRVVVVEYDRDGKTNTRVSIQPPGKEEEKRRDKGEVLFGNANRETSSFHSEEKEREHHVSPGELVCDALGKCKLKMATVLGRFKDLTPGDELFDETPKETVARAARDVEKKAREVEEPVNERATKKAHKSHNVWEEAKIAVRGIGTTVGKALGLTKIGSVVGLVGIAAAYGMCVWVTFVSGYVLGSVLGRQQYDVVQSKMYPVYFKAVSVGILIALLGHVISRRRKVFTDAVDMWQAVNLLSSILMVEANASFVDPRVTKAIFERIKAGKEDGRGLDTPDSQSSETAAQTIGKKIREKMDEDGVKQRLKKLSERHCRLNAYSSRLNLLTLISLTWHFVYLGHRLNLT